From the genome of Bos mutus isolate GX-2022 chromosome 2, NWIPB_WYAK_1.1, whole genome shotgun sequence:
GCCAAACAGCTGAGGGAGGACACAGCGCatcagaaagagagggaggagtgGGAAGCTCTTTCTTCACCCcctgcctggccctgcccaccctGGCTGGAGGGGCCAAATATGCTGAGAGGAAGGCAAACCCAGAACAACTTCCCAAGTTTAATGACTGTGCCTTAAACTTAATACACTTGGTTCTGTTCTCCGTTCTGggtgtgactttgaacaagtgATTATTTTACCTCTGTTTCTCCAGTTGGACCTGGGCGATATCTTACTGGCTTGTGAAGAGGAAAGAGGGTtatgtaactgtgtgtgtgttactgccaagggcagggctgggatgggCAGGGGGACAGAAACTCACAGCCAAGAAGATCTGCAGGGCACTGCTAAGTGCTTCAATGTAGGGGTAGTCGAGCAGGCAGCCGGTGACTGAGATGACATGGTGGTCCTCCAGGGCCAGGCGGGAGTTCAGGACAGGTGTCACCAGGCAGCCTGGCCCGTTCTCCATCCACCAGGAGCGGTGCAGGGATGTGTTGAAGGTCATGATGAAGTCCCGGTCCTAGGGGCAGAGGGGCCTAGGATACTGAGCTGGGGGGAGGGTGAAGATCCTTCCCAGGTTCCAGGAGACCTTATATAAATGTCTACTTCACACCGGGTAATAACAGCTTCCCTTCCTGGCTTGATTTGTGAAAGGTATGGTCTGTATCTGCAAGTCTACGTTTGGCCAGTAGGTGGCGCCAGATGATCATGCCGGGCTGCTACAGCCCCACAGGAGCCTCAGAATTTCAGGGCGGGAAAGGATATTAATGGTGGCCGGTTCCCCTTTCCAGCTGTTAGTGAAATCTCCAATACAGACCTTCACAGCTCATTCAACCTCTCCACTGCTCCGtgtgtgtgaccctgggcaaaccTCTCCTCTCTTTAGTCCTTGGTTTCCTCTTGAAATGGAGAAGGGGCTGGCTAATCAGTTCTCACCCACGTATGCATGTGTTTCCCAATCCATTCACTCATATGGTCCATTAACAAATATTCACTGCATACCGACTGGGTGCCAAGCACTGAGATGTGCGATCTCCCTCCGCAACCACATGAAATTGGAGTTTCTATTAACTGCACTtactagatgaggaaactgatgctcagagagggtaagccacctgcccaaggtcacacagctaggaaatgtTTGAGCTGGGATTTAAATCTAGCAACAGTACGAAGCCAAGTGCTCTCATTCATGTATTTCGCCTCCTTTCTATCTAAAACTAGGAGTTGTGCCCTCTGGATTTGTTCTTCTCCAAGTTAAATACTCCCACTTTCTTCAACAGTTCTCCATGTGACATGgtctgttcagttttcccagaacaGACTCTACTACCTAGTctctttctcatctgaaaaatatctATCAGAACTGGACTCAAATCTTCACGGTCTAAGCCATACAAAGCATGTtgcattttcacttcttttgcaCTGAACATGTGTGAAGCCTAAGAGAAGTCTTCTGGGTCATGACATATTGATGGTTTCTTCTGAGACTGTGATCAACTGGAACCCCAATCCATCTTCACTCAGACTGCCCTTCAGCTTCATCATTTGTTTTTGAGAAGTACAGAGgccagaaatgaaaatgtagggGTGGAGGGGGAGCACAGATTACTCCAATGTGTAGAGAGTGTTCTCTTTAGGAGATGACACCCCAGACCCACACCACAGGAGCCCTCGGGGCAGGGGATGCCAGGCTTTGCCCTCTGACAATGCCAGGCCCGAGGCTTACCTGGGACAGCTGTCCAACCTCCAAATAGAAGCAGATGATAAAAGCATTCCAGCCAACCCAGAGCACCAGCCAGGCTGCATACTGGGGAAAGCAGAGGGGGGGTCAGGGCGGGgcctgggggagtggggaggggggtgggtcaATGGACTAAAAAGACCTCTGCAGGGGAAACTATGACAGTGCCTCACTCAGAGAGCACTTCTCAGTGTATAAATCATCTTACAATCAGGCTCCCTTACGAGAGCCCTGCAGGGAAAGCACCGTCTTTCTCTTTAAAGCTaagctaaggctcagagaagaggTTTACGttttcaagatcacacagctaggaagaggTAGGGCTGTCAtgcaaacccaagtcctctggTAGGTAGTCCTATCCAATCTGTAGAGAACAGAGACACCAGACGGCATCCTGCGCATGGCCAAGAACTAGAGAGGAGCTCgcagttgctgttgtttagttgctaagtcgtgtccgactcttttgtgaccccatggactgtagcctgccaggcgtctctgtccatgggatttttcaagagtactggagtaggctgccatttcctcctccaggggattttcccaacccagggatcgaacccatatctcttacagaTTCTGCATTAGCAGTTGGGTtttttgaccactgagccacctgggaagcccaaggagctGGATGATTTCCACCCAAATCCTATGCCTGTGATTCTAATGGCAGCTTCCTGGAAGACAGTGCTGTTTACAGAGGCGCCTGGGGCATTCCTAAGGACTGGAGAGGAGAGTCCTCTTAGGTGAGGGAGAGCTTCGGAAGGGCCCTGTTCACCTGACTGCTGGAACTGAGCCTGTTGGAGGTGGGGAAACTCAGCCTAGAATGAGGGTGAGTgggcttgggggtgggaggggcatgAAATTACATGTCATCAGTATTGGAGGTGTCAGGCATTTATGAAGCAAACCTACCAAAGAGCCTTTTCCCTCAAGAGAGGTGTGTGAATGGGTCACTGCGGAAGAGCAGCAGACGAGGATGAGACCAGCTGAAAACAGGAGTTTGATCTTCAGGGACCAGAGCTTAGAAAGAGGACGTAGGTGGAGGGAGCCAGGGACACAATGTACTCCTAGGATTGGGCGCAGGAGGCACTGGCCTCAGAATCCCACGAGTCTCTCTAGACCACATGCTTGATGAACATCAAGGGACAAGAGCCAAGCCTTCCTGAAGCAACTTGAGAAGCCAGACCAAGTGCATCCCTCACATGGACCTACTGGGGCAGCGTGGGGATGCGGCAGGAGCCTTCGCTCTGGCAGCGATGCTCTAACCCcgccacttattagctgtgtgactcaAGGAGTCCTCgtcacctttctgagcctcatttcctCATCCGGAAAATGGAGACAGAAAGATACACCTCGCAGGGCTGTCGTAAAGTTAAGTAAAGCTAGTGAAACTCTTGGcatgtgcctggcacatgggaaagtgaagtatgaaagtgaaagtcactcagttgtggctgattctttgcgaccccatggactgtccacggaattctctaggacagaatactggagtgggtagcctatcccttctccaggggatcttcccaacccagaaatcaaaccggggtctcctgcattgcaggcagattctttaccaactgagctactagggagcTCTGGCACATGGGAAGCACTCACTCAATGATGCATCTGGTTAATAGTTGGACTTTTCCATAGAAAATTCTTTAGGAAAGTACTAATCTTGTCTCCACTGAGCAAAGAAGCACTGGGATTTGGATATCACCAGCCAGGCTGGAGCCAAGACTCAGGCAGGGGTCTAGGTGCCCAGGGTTGGGGGGCAGCTCTGGCTGGAGAATGAGGTGGGAATGGATGGGGATGAGAAAGAGGGAGTTGGTTTGGGGAGGGGCCGAGTGAGCCATACCAGAATGAGGTACCGGGAGCGGTACTGCACGGTGCCAAAGATGCCCAGGATAACTGCCATGATGTGCAGGAAGTTGGCTAGGATCGGAGCCCACTGGTAGCCCAGGAAGTCAAAGATCTGCCGCTCCAGCGCAGCCACCTGTGGGAAAGAGCAGGCTGAGGCCACGTCACTCCCTAAAGGAGGAAGACGGGGACTCCTCCTCAACCTTGTGGAGCAGGGGACACCAGTTACCAGGGTGATGAGGCACCATGACCTGACTGTACACACGTCTCAAGGTCACCCCAGCCTGGAGTACCCAAGGGGATACTGGGAGGTGAGGACAAATTGGTGAGGATGAGAGAGGGATGGAGCCCTGGTGATCACTTTGGGGTGGGCTAATGGGAGACAGGAGCCAGGGTTCAGAACACCTTCCTCCCTGCCAAGAAGCCTCCCCGCCTGGCACCTGCAGCTTCCCAGGGGGGTGGGTCTCAGTGGAGTCAGGATTCAGACTGGCTCCCCTAGCACTGGTCTAGGGATGAGCCATGGCCCTGGAGGACCCAGGGAAGCTGGTAGGACTGAGTTTCCTCTTTTAAGGACCCCTCTCTGGAGGTTGTCCTGGCCCAGGggatccatgggctgcagagaAAGggatttgctttcctttttctcctcctgcttccacaCTAACTTTGTGCTCCTTGGCAGTGCCTTCCCATACTAATGCTTGTGTTCGGTCACATGACTTGCTTCATTCAATGAGATGTGAGCCAAGAGGAAGcaggtgaaaaagcttgaaaaaCGCTGGTGCATTGGAGCTTGCCCACTTTTTACACTGATAACACAgaaaacaacttttgaaagagCTCAAGCTCACTTTCAGGAGGATAAAATGGCACGGGGAAAAGAACCAAGGCACCCCAGCCAACAGCCACATCAACACACACGAGTGAGGCCATCCTAGATCACTCAGACGCTAGCCAACCCACCAACAGACCAAAGACACGTCCCTGGACCAAAGAACCTCCAGCTGACCCACAAAATCGTGAGCTAAATCAAGCGGttgttctattttttgtttttattactgtttttaaattttcagccACATCGTGCagcttgtgtgatcttagttccccgaatcaggggttgaacctgggcccatggCAGTCAAAgccctgagtcctaaccactggaccgccagggaactccCGAAAATGATTGTTTTTGCACCACTACATTTTGGAGGgatttgttatgcagcaggaGGTAACTGATATAGGACTCGATCAACAGTCCCTTTCCAATAGCCCCTGATTCAACCTTTCAGCTGATACACTTAGAAACAGGTCCCAAGGATACCAATGCTTACTGACCATCCCATATCCCTTCTTCTGTTGACAGAACCTATCTCTTTATTTTGGAAACTGCCTCCCAGACCCTCAGTCCATGCGTACTGATTTCTGCGGTGGGCTCAGGACCCAAGTCTAAGTAAATAAGCAGCACACAGTGATCTGCTCATGGATGGGCACTCTCTCTGTGCTCTGCCCCTGAGAGTTGCCTGGATATTTGCTGGGGGATCAGGACAGAGATGCTGCCTGTCCGCCAAGATACCTGGATGGGTATAGTGTCAGCTGAGAGCTCCTGGGGACTGTCTTTGCCACCATGCAGGGGACAGCCTGCTTGCGGAGGAAGCCAGAGCTAAGGGACAGAGAGTGAGGAAAGAAGAGTGAACACGCAAGGGGAGCGTCTGGGAGACCTTGTTTTGGGTCTGAGGATCCAGCCATGACTAAACGAATTCTCCCTCCTTGTACTGATTTCTGTCACTTATACCCAAGAGTCCTGCCTAcatagaaggagagagaagagagtctGTCTAGGTAGGGAGAGATGATCCTAATAAAATAAGGTCCCAGAAGGCTTTTTCCTGGctaggaggcaggagggggtggAGGTGATGGTACCACACAGATGGTAAAGCTTGGGCAGAGGCCCAACCCTGGCATCCAATGACCTGGCACCGGCCTGCCTCTTGCTGGTGACTCCCCTCCCAGGGCTCTGCAGGTTGCAAAGAGCTTTCCAAGTTCATCTCTCATTGGATACTTCTTGGCAGAAAGGCACCGCTGAGATCATTAGCTCAGAGGAAAGCAAcgatgaggcccagagagaggaagtgacttgcccaaggtcacacagcaggttgGTGGCAGAGCCAGGCAGACACCCTGCCTTTCTCTGCCTTCTGTCCCATTTTGGCACCAACATGCCACCTTTCCCGGTTGGCACTGGCTTGGGAGTTTAGACATGTGGTTTCTGGTTGAGGTTCTAACACTGACTCCTGGCTTACATGGGCAAGCCACCTTCTCTGTGGGTCTTGGGCTCCTCTTTCATACACAGAGGCTGCCAGACTAAATAATCTAAGGGCTCTTCTGGTCTTTAA
Proteins encoded in this window:
- the NKAIN1 gene encoding sodium/potassium-transporting ATPase subunit beta-1-interacting protein 1 isoform X2 — encoded protein: MGKCSGRCTLVAFCCLQLYAAWLVLWVGWNAFIICFYLEVGQLSQDRDFIMTFNTSLHRSWWMENGPGCLVTPVLNSRLALEDHHVISVTGCLLDYPYIEALSSALQIFLALFGFVFACYVSKVFLEEEDSFDFIGGFDSYGYQAPQKTSHLQLQPLYTSG
- the NKAIN1 gene encoding sodium/potassium-transporting ATPase subunit beta-1-interacting protein 1 isoform X1, which translates into the protein MGKCSGRCTLVAFCCLQLVAALERQIFDFLGYQWAPILANFLHIMAVILGIFGTVQYRSRYLILYAAWLVLWVGWNAFIICFYLEVGQLSQDRDFIMTFNTSLHRSWWMENGPGCLVTPVLNSRLALEDHHVISVTGCLLDYPYIEALSSALQIFLALFGFVFACYVSKVFLEEEDSFDFIGGFDSYGYQAPQKTSHLQLQPLYTSG
- the NKAIN1 gene encoding sodium/potassium-transporting ATPase subunit beta-1-interacting protein 1 isoform X3; translated protein: MGKCSGRCTLVAFCCLQLDRDFIMTFNTSLHRSWWMENGPGCLVTPVLNSRLALEDHHVISVTGCLLDYPYIEALSSALQIFLALFGFVFACYVSKVFLEEEDSFDFIGGFDSYGYQAPQKTSHLQLQPLYTSG